Sequence from the Ectothiorhodospira sp. BSL-9 genome:
CCGCCGGCGTTGGCATAGATGTCCGGCAGGATCACCGTGCCCTTGCCACGCAGGATCTCGTCCGCCTCGTAGGTGATGGGTCCGTTGGCGGCTTCGATGATCAAGGGGGCGCGGATGGCCTCGGCATTGTCCTTGTGGATCACGCCCTCCAGGGCCGCCGGGATGAGCACGTCACAGTCTTCCGCCAGCACGCTTGCCCCTTTGTCCACGAACCGGGCATCGGGATAGCCCAGCACCGTGCCGTGCTCATTCATGTAGCAACGTACCGACTCCACCGACAGACCCCGCTCGTCCATCAGGGCGCCCTCGCGCTCGATGATCCCGATGATGCGGGCGCCATCCTCCTCCTGCAGGAACCTGGCCGCGTGATAGCCCACATTGCCCAGACCCTGCACGATGATGCGCTTGCCCTCCAGGGACCCCTGCAGGCCCACCGCCTCCACCTCGGAGGGGTGGCGGAAGAACTCCCTGAGGGCATACTGGATGCCGCGCCCCGTGGCCTCCAGCCTTCCCGGCATTCCGCCCAGATCCACTGGTTTGCCGGTCACACAGCCCACGTAGTTGATATCTTCCGGGTAGAGGTTCTTGTAAGTATCCAGAATCCAGGCCATTTCCCGCTGACCTGTACCCACGTCGGGAGCGGGCACGTTGGTGGCCGGGCTGAGGAATCCGCGACGGGCCAGCTCCCGGGCAAAACGCCGGGTGATGAGTTCCATCTCGTCCCGGTCGTACTGGGTGGGGTCAATGCACAGACCGCCCTTGGAGCCGCCAAAGGGCACATCCACGATGGCGCATTTATAGGTCATCAGCGCAGCCAGGGCCTCGGTATCGTCCTGATCCACGGTGGGGGAGAAGCGCAGCCCCCCCTTGGCGGGAAGACGATGGGTGCTGTGTACGGCCCGCCAGCCGGTGAAGGTACGCACCTCCCCGCGCAGCTTGATGGGAAACGAGACCTGCAGGGTGGCGTTACAGGCTTTGAGGGCACGATCAGCCCCGGGCTCCAGCTTTACCTCCTTGAGGGCTCGATCCAGCATCAGGGCCACGTTCTGCTGAAAACTCCCGGAGCGGGCGGCGGTAGGTTGATCGGTCATGAAACCTCCTGTTTGACGATTGTGGCGCCTTGGCCCGATGGTATCTCCACAGGCACGCCAAGCGTCGTGAAAGGACGTTCACGACGGCAGAGTATTCAGGAGCGTGAAAGCTTCCGGCGCCGATCCTCGTCCGCCTTCTCCCGCAGGGCGCGGGCCGTGTTCTTTTCCGGATTGCTGAACACGAAGCGTCCGGCCAGCACGCAGCCCTTCATGCCCGGCTCACAGGGGCGATCATCCAGATGGCCGCACAGGCCCTTGCTTTCATGTGGGCAACCCCATCCACCCATGATTAACTCCTCAAGTCTTGCGCCTGAAGCTGTCCCCGTTCCAGCCGGTAATGCCGATCCGCCATCGGGGCGGTGGCCTCCTCGTGGGCGATCACCAGGGTCGCGCGCTGAGCCAGCCAGGGGGCCATGCGTTCGCGCAGGCGGGTAATGGTGGCCGGGTCCAGACCCCGGAAAGGCTCATCCAGGACCACCAGCGGCGAATCCCTCAGGATCAGCCGGGCCAGCGCCAGACGGCGGGCCTGACCGCCGGACAGCAGTGCCCCACCTTCGCCTACCTGAGTGTCCAGACCCTGCCCCAGGGTCTGGACAAAGTCGTCCAGGCCGGCCATGAACAGGGCTTGATGCAATTGCTCTTCAGTGGCCTCGGGGCGGGCCAGGCGCAGATTATTGGCCATGGTGTCGGCAAACAGCACGGTCTCCTGGGTGAGGGCTCCCAGTTGGCTGTAGAGGTCCTGATAGCTCATGTCCTGCACCGGCACGCCAGCCACGCGGGCCTCACCCTCCTGAGGCGCCACCAGGCGCAGGGCCACACTGAGGATGCTGGTCTTGCCGGCGCCGGAGGCCCCGGTGATCAGGACCGTTTCACCCGTGTTCACCTCCAGATCAATCCCCTGCAGCACCGGTGGCGCCTGTTCGCCGTAGCGCAGCACCACCTGACGAAGTTGCAACCCTTCGGAAGAAGTTGGGGGGACCGGCGTTTTCGGTTCCTCCAGGGCAGGGCGGGTATTGGCCACATCCAGCAGACGGCGGGCCGCGCTGCGGATCTGCCCCACCCGTTGATAGGCCCCGGGAAGCATGCCCAGGGCTTCGGAAAGCCCCAGTGTGGCGAGGATGACCAGGACCGCGATGGGCGCACTGGCCTGTCCTGCGGCCAACCAGCCAATACCCAGCCAGAGGGCCAGCCATACGGCCGCCAGGCCCGCCAGCATGGCCAGGGCATCCCCCAGGGCACCCCAGCGCGCCAGCCCACCCTCGGCATGGGCACGGTCCGACTCGGCAGATTCCAGCGCGCGTCGATGACGCCCCAGGGCCCCGAAAACCCGCAGTTCCGCCAGGCCCTGAACCCCCTCCACGGCCAGTTCACGCACGCGGGCAGCGGCCCGGGTGCGGCGCTCACCAGCGGCCCGCCCCAGGGCCAGGGCCAGGGCCGGCAACACCAGGCCGGCAAAGGCCAGCAGGGCAATCACCCAAAGGGCACTGATCGGGGCCAGCAGGCCGAATAATACCGCGCCCCCCACCAGGGCCAGCACAGCCGTCAGGGTAGGCGTGATCACCCGCAGGAAGAGGCCGTCCAGGGTGTCGATGTCGCCCACCAGTCGCTGCAGCAGGTCAGCCGAGCGAAAACGGGCCAGGGTGCCCGGATCCAGAGGCGCCAGGCGACGGAAGATCCAGCTGCGCAGGTCTGCCAGATGGCGCAGCACCGCCTCGTGATTCACCAGACGCTCGGCATAGCGCCCCAGGGTGCGGGTAATGGCCAGGGCACGGATGCCGCCCGCGGGCCTGTACACATCCAGCCCCAGAATGAGCCCTGCGCCGGCCAGGGCCGACGCGGTGATGAACCAGCCCGACAGGGCCAGCAGGCCCGTGGAGGCTGCCACCGTCAGCACGGCCAGCAGGCCGCCAGCGGCAAACCAGGGCAGACGGGGCAGGGAGAGCTTGAGGAATGGCCAGAGGTCCTTCATGCGTGATGCCCCCTGTCCTGAACCACCTGACCATCCTGAACGGTGATGACCCGGTTGGCCCACTCCAGTACCCGGGGGTGATGACTGGCAATGAGCAGGGTGGCACCGGTGGTGGCCGAGCGTTCCAGGGCCTTGAGGACCTGCTCCTCGGTGTCGGGATCCAGGCCCGCCGTGGGTTCGTCCAGCAGCCACAACGGGGCCTGTTTGAGGGCTGCGCGGGCCAGTGCCACCCGCTGGGCCTGGCCGCCGGACAGACCATACCCCCGTTCCCCCAGCGGGGTATCCAGCCCCTGAGGGAGCTGGCTGGCAAACGACA
This genomic interval carries:
- the cydC gene encoding thiol reductant ABC exporter subunit CydC gives rise to the protein MKDLWPFLKLSLPRLPWFAAGGLLAVLTVAASTGLLALSGWFITASALAGAGLILGLDVYRPAGGIRALAITRTLGRYAERLVNHEAVLRHLADLRSWIFRRLAPLDPGTLARFRSADLLQRLVGDIDTLDGLFLRVITPTLTAVLALVGGAVLFGLLAPISALWVIALLAFAGLVLPALALALGRAAGERRTRAAARVRELAVEGVQGLAELRVFGALGRHRRALESAESDRAHAEGGLARWGALGDALAMLAGLAAVWLALWLGIGWLAAGQASAPIAVLVILATLGLSEALGMLPGAYQRVGQIRSAARRLLDVANTRPALEEPKTPVPPTSSEGLQLRQVVLRYGEQAPPVLQGIDLEVNTGETVLITGASGAGKTSILSVALRLVAPQEGEARVAGVPVQDMSYQDLYSQLGALTQETVLFADTMANNLRLARPEATEEQLHQALFMAGLDDFVQTLGQGLDTQVGEGGALLSGGQARRLALARLILRDSPLVVLDEPFRGLDPATITRLRERMAPWLAQRATLVIAHEEATAPMADRHYRLERGQLQAQDLRS
- a CDS encoding Glu/Leu/Phe/Val dehydrogenase, with amino-acid sequence MTDQPTAARSGSFQQNVALMLDRALKEVKLEPGADRALKACNATLQVSFPIKLRGEVRTFTGWRAVHSTHRLPAKGGLRFSPTVDQDDTEALAALMTYKCAIVDVPFGGSKGGLCIDPTQYDRDEMELITRRFARELARRGFLSPATNVPAPDVGTGQREMAWILDTYKNLYPEDINYVGCVTGKPVDLGGMPGRLEATGRGIQYALREFFRHPSEVEAVGLQGSLEGKRIIVQGLGNVGYHAARFLQEEDGARIIGIIEREGALMDERGLSVESVRCYMNEHGTVLGYPDARFVDKGASVLAEDCDVLIPAALEGVIHKDNAEAIRAPLIIEAANGPITYEADEILRGKGTVILPDIYANAGGVVVSYFEWIRNLSHIRFGRLQRRLDETRGEHIVSALEMMSGEKTPAWMRENLIRGAEEVDLVRSGLDDAMRVAFQEIARFRREGGRHLDYRTAAYALAVTRINLGSLDLGAY